From a region of the Carassius auratus strain Wakin chromosome 31, ASM336829v1, whole genome shotgun sequence genome:
- the LOC113051166 gene encoding piggyBac transposable element-derived protein 3-like, giving the protein MDVKSFYSSKPRTFLALVPENPEDSDADLSDDDPVEDPDYLPTPAEEASFDSVDEEEVASSSSSKPPSKKKRRMGKNSLKTVSLAELQDTPEPSPPDEKEGRRRLWRHEDIETFQVPDSSFNHPDAVKTPFQYFKMLFTDEMITHISEQTNLYAAQELGDPISTSPEEIEKFLAMLLFMGVFSFPAIDDYWCIESRFGVIADIMPRRRFKLLRRYLHFNDNQQCDGSPDRFYKIRPLFDMLRQQCLLIPSTYQHSVDEVMVAYKGTRAGSLRQYIANKPDKWGFKLFCRASSSGIIHDFLLYQGASTFFNVALTEQEEALLLGAKLVTTLCKTITLPRLSVVFCDNFFTSFDLVQNLEENLGIRCIGTVRPNRMGGATLKTDKELMKEGRGAFDFMSAEGLLAVKWFDNKCVSLLSSASGITPLSSVKRWSKEAKAKVSVACPSLILAYNQHMGGIDLSDMLVHMYKTPAKSRRWYLPLFGYILDLCISNAWLVYKRDCSFQKETPLTLKKFRLAVAHTMAQVNKPASKVGRPSSSSPPQMWSKKKSNTPRPSHPQPDVQYDNFGHLPLHSNKRGRCNLCPKGVSRWKCQKCNVFLCMNGKMECFAAYHRK; this is encoded by the coding sequence ATGGACGTCAAATCATTTTACAGTTCAAAACCACGCACTTTTCTGGCCCTAGTGCCAGAAAATCCTGAGGACTCAGATGCGGATCTGAGCGATGATGACCCTGTAGAGGATCCAGACTATCTGCCCACACCAGCAGAAGAGGCTTCGTTTGATTCAGTGGATGAGGAGGAGGTTGCCTCAAGTTCATCCTCTAAACCACCATCCAAAAAGAAGAGGAGAATGGGGAAGAACTCCCTGAAAACTGTTTCTTTGGCAGAGCTACAGGACACACCTGAACCATCACCCCCAGATGAAAAGGAAGGCAGAAGAAGATTGTGGCGGCATGAAGACATTGAGACATTCCAGGTTCCAGACTCAAGTTTTAACCACCCTGATGCTGTAAAGACACCCtttcagtattttaaaatgcTCTTCACAGATGAGATGATTACACATATCTCGGAGCAAACCAATCTCTACGCTGCCCAGGAGCTGGGAGATCCAATCAGCACCAGTCCTGAAGAGATCGAAAAATTCCTGGCAATGCTTCTCTTCATGGGTGTTTTCAGTTTCCCAGCCATCGATGACTACTGGTGCATTGAGTCACGGTTCGGTGTGATAGCCGATATTATGCCAAGGAGAAGATTCAAGCTGTTACGCCGGTaccttcattttaatgacaatcAGCAGTGCGATGGCAGTCCAGACCGGTTCTACAAAATCCGCCCCCTTTTTGACATGCTTCGTCAGCAGTGTCTTCTGATCCCATCCACTTACCAGCACAGTGTGGATGAGGTCATGGTGGCGTATAAAGGCACAAGGGCTGGCTCTCTCCGCCAGTATATTGCCAACAAGCCAGACAAGTGGGGCTTTAAATTGTTCTGCCGGGCCAGCTCATCTGGCATCATTCATGACTTTCTGCTTTATCAGGGGGCATCCACATTCTTCAACGTTGCCCTAACTGAGCAGGAGGAGGCACTGCTTCTAGGGGCCAAACTTGTGACAACACTCTGCAAAACCATCACACTGCCGAGACTTTCAGTCGTCTTCTGTGATAACTTCTTCACCAGTTTCGACTTGGTCCAGAACCTGGAAGAGAACCTGGGCATCAGGTGCATTGGCACTGTCCGACCTAACCGCATGGGTGGAGCAACCTTAAAGACGGACAAAGAGCTGATGAAGGAAGGACGTGGAGCTTTTGACTTCATGTCTGCTGAAGGGCTGCTCGCAGTGAAATGGTTCGATAATAAATGTGTGAGCCTTCTTAGCAGTGCCAGTGGGATCACACCTCTTTCCTCTGTCAAACGGTGGAGCAAAGAGGCCAAAGCAAAGGTCAGTGTTGCGTGCCCTTCACTCATCCTTGCCTACAATCAGCATATGGGAGGCATTGATCTGTCTGATATGCTGGTGCACATGTACAAGACCCCGGCGAAATCCAGGCGATGGTACCTTCCGCTGTTTGGATACATCCTAGACCTCTGCATCTCAAATGCCTGGCTTGTCTACAAGCGGGACTGCAGCTTCCAGAAAGAAACACCGCTGACTCTCAAAAAGTTCCGACTGGCAGTTGCACACACTATGGCTCAAGTCAACAAGCCAGCATCCAAAGTTGGCCGACCTTCATCATCCTCTCCACCACAGATGTGGTCAAAGAAAAAGTCCAATACCCCAAGACCCTCCCACCCACAACCAGATGTACAGTATGATAATTTCGGACATTTGCCACTTCACTCAAACAAGCGGGGGCGATGCAACCTTTGTCCAAAGGGAGTGTCGAGATGGAAGTGCcagaaatgtaatgtattcctgtgcaTGAATGGAAAGATGGAATGCTTTGCAGCATACCATCGCAAATGA